The Pan paniscus chromosome 15, NHGRI_mPanPan1-v2.0_pri, whole genome shotgun sequence genome includes a window with the following:
- the LOC100980373 gene encoding olfactory receptor 4K3: protein MLESFQKSEQMAWSNQSAVTEFILRGLSSSLELQIFYFLFFSIVYAATVLGNLLIVVTIASEPHLHSPMYFLLGNLSFIDMSLASFATPKMIADFLREHKAISFEGCMTQIFFLHLLGGAEIVLLISMSFDRYVAICKPLCYLTIMSRRMCVGLVILSWIVGIFHALSQLAFTVNLPFCGPNEVDSFFCDLPLVIKLVCVDTYILGVFMISTSGMIALVCFILLVISYTITLVTVWQHSSGGSSKVLSTCSAHFTVVTLFFGPCIFIYVWPFTNFPIDKVLSVFYTIYTPLLNPVIYTVRNKDVKYSMRKLSSHIFKSRKTDHTP, encoded by the coding sequence ATGCTAGAGTCCTTCCAGAAATCAGAGCAAATGGCCTGGAGCAATCAGTCTGCGGTAACCGAATTCATACTACGGGGTCTGTCCAGTTCTTTAGAACTCCAGATTTTCTACTTCCTGTTTTTCTCCATAGTCTATGCAGCCACTGTGCTGGGGAACCTTCTTATTGTGGTCACCATTGCATCAGAGCCACACCTTCACTCCCCTATGTACTTTCTGCTGGGCAATCTCTCCTTCATTGACATGTCCCTGGCCTCATTTGCCACCCCCAAAATGATTGCAGACTTCCTTAGAGAACACAAAGCCATCTCTTTTGAAGGCTGCATGACCCAGATATTCTTCCTACATCTCTTAGGGGGTGCTGAGATTGTACTGCTGATCTCCATGTCCTTTGATAGGTACGTGGCTATTTGTAAGCCTCTATGTTACCTAACAATCATGAGCCGGAGAATGTGTGTTGGGCTTGTGATACTTTCCTGGATTGTCGGCATCTTCCATGCTCTGAGTCAGTTAGCATTTACAGTGAATCTGCCCTTCTGTGGACCCAATGAAGTAGACAGTTTCTTTTGTGACCTCCCTTTGGTGATTAAACTCGTTTGTGTCGACACATATATTCTGGGGGTGTTCATGATCTCAACCAGTGGCATGATTGCCCTGGTGTGCTTCATCCTCTTGGTGATCTCTTACACTATCACCCTGGTCACCGTTTGGCAGCATTCCTCTGGTGGATCCTCCAAAGTCCTCTCCACGTGCAGTGCCCACTTTACTGTTGTGACCCTTTTCTTTGGCCCATGCATTTTCATCTATGTGTGGCCTTTCACAAATTTCCCAATAGACAAAGTACTCTCAGTATTTTATACCATATACACTCCCCTCTTGAATCCAGTGATCTATACCGTTAGGAATAAAGACGTCAAGTATTCCATGAGGAAACTAAGCAGCCATATCTTTAAATCTAGGAAGACTGATCATACTCCTTAA
- the LOC100980715 gene encoding olfactory receptor 4K2, which produces MDVGNKSTMSEFVLLGLSNSWELQMFFFMVFSLLYVATMVGNSLIVITVTVDPHLHSPMYFLLTNLSIIDMSLASFATPKMITDYLTGHKTISFDGCLTQIFFLHLFTGTEIILLMAMSFDRYIAICKPLHYASVISPQVCVALVVASWIMGVMHSMSQVIFALTLPFCGPYEVDSFFCDLPVVFQLACVDTYVLGLFMISTSGIIALSCFIVLFNSYIIVLVTVKHHSSRGSSKALSTCTAHFIVVFLFFGPCIFIYMWPLSSFLTDKILSVFYTIFTPILNPIIYTLRNQEVKIAMRKLKNRFLNFNKAMPS; this is translated from the coding sequence ATGGATGTGGGCAATAAGTCTACCATGTCTGAATTTGTTTTGCTGGGGCTCTCTAATTCCTGGGAACTACAGATGTTTTTCTTTATGGTGTTTTCATTGCTTTATGTGGCAACAATGGTGGGTAACAGCCTCATAGTCATCACAGTTACAGTGGACCCTCACCTACACTCCCCTATGTATTTCCTGCTTACCAATCTTTCAATCATTGATATGTCTCTTGCTTCTTTCGCCACCCCAAAGATGATTACAGATTACCTAACAGGTCACAAAACCATCTCTTTTGATGGCTGCCTTACCCAGATATTCTTTCTCCACCTTTTCACTGGAACTGAGATCATCTTACTCATGGCCATGTCCTTTGATAGGTATATTGCAATATGCAAGCCCCTGCACTATGCTTCTGTCATTAGTCCCCAGGTGTGTGTTGCTCTCGTGGTGGCTTCCTGGATTATGGGAGTTATGCATTCAATGAGTCAGGTCATATTTGCCCTCACGTTACCATTCTGTGGTCCCTATGAGGTAGACAGCTTTTTCTGTGACCTTCCTGTGGTGTTCCAGTTGGCTTGTGTGGATACTTATGTTCTGGGCCTCTTTATGATCTCAACAAGTGGCATAATTGCATTGtcctgttttattgttttatttaattcatatatTATTGTCCTGGTTACTGTGAAGCATCATTCTTCCAGAGGATCATCTAAGGCCCTTTCTACTTGTACAGCTCATTTCATTGTTGTCTTCTTGTTCTTTGGGCCATGCATCTTCATCTACATGTGGCCACTAAGCAGCTTTCTCACAGACAAGATTCTGTCTGTGTTTTATACCATCTTTACTCCCATTCTGAACCCAATAATCTATACTTTGAGGAATCAAGAAGTAAAGATAgccatgaggaaactgaaaaataggtttctaaattttaataagGCAATGCCTTCATAG